A window of the Haloquadratum walsbyi C23 genome harbors these coding sequences:
- a CDS encoding ISH3 family transposase, translating into MLDLTDPDGYLSASEVKDTAEAVISPLPLPGVEGSPLDPGDIWLVVIFACVNETSIWETCNEHDGTPCDDTVLAWLHTLNRGWLEVIANLQLSRLAMTILDAEQSRIVSIDFIDNPYHGDHYDEQGELCLMAPKDGTTTCHRYCTAYVVSNGKPVTLAMTYVRNDETEADAVERVLARVENYPFEIELLLADSGFFNERVIRRSREIAATVVHVPKKGDRMKKKLDVHKSYMTTYRMYKDSERELRVPLAVSVSYQNGDRNKHGEVVRGYVACGVTDHTAKQVERIYRKRSGIETTYRLIRQARGVTTTRDPVVRFAFMLVAAILENLWLVLRWAVVARPQRGGRDLPEEFTFSVFCDWIRRELEEQLERRWKIKMNETGIPPSYQTTEG; encoded by the coding sequence GTGTTAGACCTTACAGACCCAGACGGGTACCTTTCGGCATCAGAAGTCAAAGATACCGCGGAAGCGGTTATTTCTCCGCTCCCACTGCCGGGTGTCGAGGGGAGCCCCCTCGACCCCGGCGATATCTGGCTCGTTGTTATCTTTGCCTGCGTGAACGAAACCTCAATCTGGGAAACCTGCAACGAACACGATGGAACGCCCTGCGATGATACTGTTCTGGCGTGGCTTCACACACTCAATCGTGGGTGGCTCGAAGTCATTGCTAACCTCCAGCTTAGCCGCCTCGCTATGACGATTCTCGACGCAGAGCAGTCGAGAATCGTCTCTATCGACTTCATCGACAACCCCTATCACGGCGACCACTACGACGAGCAAGGAGAACTCTGCTTGATGGCTCCGAAAGATGGCACGACCACGTGCCATCGATACTGTACAGCGTACGTCGTTTCCAACGGAAAACCGGTGACGCTGGCGATGACGTACGTTCGTAACGACGAGACAGAGGCTGACGCGGTCGAGCGCGTGCTCGCCCGCGTCGAGAACTACCCCTTTGAGATCGAGTTGCTGCTTGCTGACAGCGGCTTCTTCAATGAGCGTGTGATTCGTCGGTCACGAGAGATCGCTGCCACAGTCGTTCACGTTCCAAAGAAAGGAGATCGCATGAAAAAGAAACTCGACGTGCACAAGTCGTACATGACGACCTACCGCATGTACAAAGACAGCGAGCGGGAACTCCGTGTCCCGCTCGCGGTCTCTGTCTCCTACCAGAACGGTGATCGGAACAAACACGGCGAGGTTGTCCGTGGCTACGTGGCTTGCGGCGTTACCGATCATACCGCCAAACAGGTTGAACGGATCTATCGGAAACGATCAGGCATCGAGACGACCTACCGGCTGATTCGGCAGGCACGAGGGGTCACGACAACTCGTGACCCCGTCGTTCGGTTTGCCTTCATGCTCGTGGCTGCCATTCTGGAGAACCTCTGGTTGGTGCTTCGCTGGGCCGTCGTCGCCCGCCCGCAGCGGGGCGGGCGCGACTTACCTGAAGAGTTCACGTTCTCTGTGTTTTGCGATTGGATTCGGAGGGAGTTGGAGGAGCAGTTGGAGCGACGGTGGAAGATCAAGATGAACGAGACAGGTATTCCACCGTCATACCAAACGACCGAGGGCTGA